A region from the Synergistaceae bacterium genome encodes:
- a CDS encoding linear amide C-N hydrolase: MNINEKIKRSDRFYKICLSYMILWFLICVGFIIYSIESRNDFRRLDREGYLYYMNYTGDYYKPEIINALISSDENINHGCSAFFTRNLQGDPISAHNYDYPHRISKDDQTLTGLNIILHCKPSGKYESIAVADAIWCDPDNKFLRAKGPSKSGFDMKILDTLPYECMDGINEKGLFAAIMRVDIKSGDHPAKIPAGSSILLRYILDDCANVYEAINKAFSNKILSPEDWQNEHLFVSDSIGNHAVIESRNNIISVISSDIATNFYLAYDDIEDSYYKNGNLREKAKLFTDKTGKSIYKFGYGHGYNRFITIASQLERFRDNQTGVTQMSESAALVILQSVAQNPMTKPTGISMTQYSAIYNNRQKTLTVWPFQNYEKAYKFDVTGKKSK, translated from the coding sequence ATGAACATTAACGAGAAAATAAAGCGGTCTGACAGATTCTATAAAATTTGTCTATCTTATATGATATTGTGGTTCCTTATTTGCGTAGGATTCATAATTTACTCAATTGAATCACGCAATGATTTCCGCAGACTTGATCGTGAAGGCTATTTATATTACATGAATTACACCGGCGATTATTACAAACCTGAAATTATTAATGCGTTAATCTCAAGCGACGAAAATATTAATCACGGCTGTTCGGCGTTTTTCACTCGTAATCTGCAAGGCGACCCAATTTCAGCACATAATTACGACTATCCGCACAGAATCTCGAAAGATGACCAAACTTTAACGGGACTCAATATCATTCTTCACTGCAAACCTTCAGGAAAATACGAGTCAATCGCAGTAGCCGACGCAATCTGGTGCGACCCTGACAATAAATTTTTACGCGCAAAGGGGCCGAGCAAATCAGGTTTTGACATGAAAATTTTAGACACTCTTCCATATGAATGCATGGACGGCATTAACGAAAAAGGTTTATTTGCTGCAATAATGAGAGTTGACATCAAATCAGGAGACCACCCCGCAAAAATTCCCGCCGGATCAAGTATTTTACTGCGTTACATTCTCGACGACTGCGCAAACGTGTACGAGGCCATTAATAAAGCGTTCTCAAATAAAATTCTTTCTCCCGAAGACTGGCAGAACGAGCATTTATTCGTGAGTGACTCAATCGGCAATCACGCAGTAATCGAGAGCAGAAATAATATAATTTCCGTGATAAGTTCAGACATTGCAACAAATTTTTATCTAGCTTATGACGACATTGAAGACTCTTATTACAAAAACGGGAATCTCCGCGAGAAAGCAAAATTATTCACCGACAAAACCGGAAAATCTATTTACAAATTCGGCTATGGACACGGCTATAATAGATTTATCACGATTGCAAGCCAGCTCGAAAGATTCAGAGATAATCAAACGGGGGTAACTCAAATGTCAGAGTCGGCAGCTCTCGTTATCCTTCAAAGCGTCGCACAGAATCCCATGACAAAGCCTACAGGAATATCAATGACTCAATACAGCGCAATTTATAATAACAGGCAAAAGACTCTTACTGTGTGGCCGTTCCAAAATTACGAGAAAGCATATAAATTTGACGTTACCGGCAAAAAGTCAAAATAA
- a CDS encoding thioredoxin family protein, whose protein sequence is MSEKKILAFFIEGCPYCKQAREAVKELSADYNVNIEWVDENKHPEISAKYDYYFVPSMFVDGKKIYESHRGESKQECFANVKKVFEAAN, encoded by the coding sequence ATGTCAGAGAAAAAAATTTTAGCGTTCTTCATTGAAGGCTGCCCGTACTGTAAACAAGCCCGCGAGGCCGTGAAAGAATTATCAGCAGATTATAACGTCAATATTGAATGGGTTGACGAGAACAAGCATCCGGAAATTTCAGCAAAATATGATTATTACTTCGTGCCTTCTATGTTCGTTGACGGCAAAAAAATTTATGAGTCTCATAGAGGCGAGTCAAAACAAGAGTGCTTTGCGAACGTGAAAAAAGTTTTTGAGGCAGCAAATTAA
- a CDS encoding isochorismatase family protein, with protein MQKSIKARSSFLLMIDIQEKLMPAIYNKDEIITNSIKLLTAANELSVPVIATEQYPKGIGSTLGELKNLLPESTPIISKTEFSCCEAQTFGDEFLNMNFNAGTRDTAVLFGVETHICVLATAIDLISKYNLNVVIAADSCGSRSEKNHLLALDAARSMGCLVVPVETVIYHMLERAGTPQFKSLLPMFK; from the coding sequence GTGCAGAAATCAATTAAAGCGCGCTCATCGTTCCTGTTAATGATAGATATTCAGGAAAAATTAATGCCCGCTATTTACAATAAAGACGAGATAATAACTAATTCAATCAAGCTGCTTACGGCTGCAAATGAGCTTTCAGTGCCGGTTATCGCAACAGAACAATATCCAAAGGGTATAGGCTCAACTTTGGGCGAGTTAAAAAATTTGCTCCCTGAGTCAACTCCCATAATCAGCAAAACTGAATTTTCCTGCTGTGAGGCTCAAACGTTTGGCGATGAATTTCTAAATATGAACTTCAACGCAGGCACAAGAGACACGGCGGTTTTATTCGGGGTTGAGACTCATATTTGCGTGCTTGCAACGGCGATAGATTTAATCAGCAAATATAATTTGAACGTTGTAATAGCTGCTGATTCGTGCGGAAGTCGGAGCGAAAAAAATCACCTTCTTGCACTTGACGCAGCGAGATCAATGGGCTGTCTTGTTGTTCCCGTCGAGACAGTAATTTATCATATGCTTGAGAGGGCCGGCACACCGCAATTTAAATCACTTCTGCCGATGTTTAAATAA
- a CDS encoding YcxB family protein codes for MISWPEIEKFCSSGHYYFIYISGEQGVTD; via the coding sequence ATAATATCTTGGCCAGAAATAGAAAAATTTTGCTCTTCGGGGCATTACTATTTTATTTATATTTCAGGGGAGCAGGGAGTCACGGATTAA